Within Carassius auratus strain Wakin unplaced genomic scaffold, ASM336829v1 scaf_tig00019389, whole genome shotgun sequence, the genomic segment AAAGCAAGACTTTTGTTGGCACTGCCGCTTATGCAGGGTGCAGACGGGATGACTTTGAGGTCAGGAAGTGTCCCTTTATTGTACAATCCGTTGTTCTGGAGATATACATGGAAAAGAGTGTCAGGTAAACGCAGCTGTGGTCAGAACAGAAGCATTCAGTTTGAAAGCTTGATATTGAGGAGGTGTGGACACTTACATTTGAGTTCATTACCCAGACGAGCTGGTCAATTCTCTTCAGTGTTTGTTGGTATTGATCAATAGACGTGTCATTCCAAGTCTTCGTTAACATCATATTGAGCCAAGAACTGCAAAATGATCAAACAAATAGCACATAATTATTAGGGCAAATTTTAAGAGCTAAATGTATTGATAATAAGGGTTTTCTATGATTACCCTGCATCTGTTGCTCCCATTGCAGATCCTAAAGATGTAACATTAGGGAAGCTCACACAGGTGCTCAGATTCATAGCTGGATAGTAGAAGAGGAAGGCCAAACACATCTCATTTGAAGTTGAGAGCCCCCCCTGCAGGCAGATAAAGGGAGTTTTAAACATCCATAATCTTTCTTCTCTACAGGTCAGTGATGCGCGGATtaatccaaaatgagcgggtgcctgcggtcacccgcGGTTATGAGTCATCCCGCGGTTACGagtttttttgcatcattactccagtcacacaaacAGAAGATGAAAATCTcatattatgataatgttgaaaacagctgagtagattttttttcaggtttctttgattaatagaaagttcagaaaaacagcatttatctgaaatagaaatctcttgtaaaatgatgtcttttgatcaatttaatgaatctttgattgaaaaacataaaaaaaaacatatatacatactgactaagcttttgaatgatatagtgtaatgttgcaaaagctttttatttcacataaatgctgatctgtggatccttctgttcatcaaagaatgctgaaaaaaatgttatcatctattttaaatattgataatcagcaaatcagcatattaagaatgatttctaattaatgtgacactgaagactggaggaatgatgctgaaaattcacctttgatcacaggaatacattacatttaaaatatattcagacagaaaacagttatatagtataaatatttcacaatattactgcttttgctgtagcctactttggatcaaatacaggcaggcttggtgagcagaagagccttctttcaaaacattgaaaatcttactgttaaaaaactgTTAACTATAGGCTATATAGactacagaaatgttatatatatatatatatatatatatatatatatatatatatatatatattagtgctgtcaatcgattaaaaaaaattaactaattaatcgcacaattttttaaaattaatcgcgattaatcgcgattaatcgcaattaaaagactgaaactatttggatatgtaaatgtaaaatgtaaataattaatgtaaactcaagacaaagaaactatttaaattcaaaatattattgtttattggaatttttgtttaacttgtaacacagattttctcatgtaaacaacatacctgcaataaaccatcaatatcctccaaattaactgttggcttgaaagccatatttattacagaaataaaagcacaggcatgtaagtaccatttgaatttcaaaacaatcaatgccaataaaaaacaaaaatgatttccatgttgaattctaagtggactgcaaaaaaatgccaaagtatagtcattgccagtgctttaagtgggccagtgcacaggtactcagtaccgccacttccaaatatagctcttgagcgtactgccacctctccgtgcgcccagaacgtgcttgtagcgtaccggtacgctcatttggacatctgttttaatagaggttttaatcttttacctgcactgccgattttcagagcgcccttcacaatgcaagcttcctaattcatcccacccagagcagtaactacattacccattcacccttaagttacacaagtgaatagcgcatgtgtcgctttcccactgttaagtgtcaacaactcaacgtggccggagaaggtgtgtgaaactcgttgtgagttatactaaagcaaaatcttgagtatttattgtctgataaacattaaatctgtccgcggaggttgagtcgtcctgcagcccccgctggctgttcattggctgcagcatcttttttctaagttctaaaaaaataccgtagacggcaaggcacaaatttatatattcatttatctaattaatctatagcctatgcccaaagacaatatgatctttttgttccctttttgttttaaagcttgatgaagagagagagcgcaagttgctgcagctgaggaggacagtgatgcacgcgtacaggagtgattgacagttcgcggcactgtgtacaaaaaatactccgctacacaattatttcattattttcgtttaagcttattaacgttagcgttacagaaaggtctgatttacgcactgttacagtcattgtttttttttttttaaacaatgacatttgagttcatgattttaatgttgctgtttcttgtggcagattgaagagtaatccggcagagttttatactgaaactttccgtctaaaagtccttccttggtcttatccatatttctttgcacgttgaacacacataggccacaactggaaataaaaaaaaactgcaaccgcgttaattgcgttatttttttttaacgcgttaaatatttcaaattaatcgaatgcgttaacgcgctaattttgacagcactaatatatatatatatatgtgtgtgtgtgtgtgtgtgtgtgtgtgtaatttgatgtgaatgatcacaaaattcatttttgtcattatataacctttttagcataaaaggttctttggagttgagtaaggaaccctatggttctatatagaaccccaatgaacccttttttctaagagtgtgttgtcataacgttcaccttggagattgaagatgtttcttttttgagaccccaggagcccaaattcagacccagaacaatagaACCCACaaaagaggtgggagttcaaaggagtaatctttatattaccaaactgcagggagaggaagcgtagatataagtcatgatctgcaagattaaccacaatctgatgtgatccgaccacctcagagaaaaccagtgttaagctgctgcaagagctttagaagcacagcagctgtggccAAAGAGTtctgtgtgttctgattggtggatgatgaagatgattggatagagcaatcaaatagtgggTGATCTGCTCACCTTATGTAcgtggatgtttcgacgtggaaagcagttcggaatggaaatattgatattttatttgttaacatacttttcgtaccttaaaatcagtaaatgttatgaaattagagaacaacttcagattgtgaatcatttgagtcaattcgggagttcagagcgtgattcatttgagtcagtttgggagttcaaagtaGGTTtgccaatcatttgagtcattttgggagttcgaagtatggagcgtgaatcatttgaaccagtttgggagttcggagcgggatcgcgaatcatttaaatcagttagggagttcggagcgggatcgcggatcatttgagtcagttagggagttcggagcgggttcgcggatcatttgagtcagttagggagttcggagcgggttcgcgaattatttgagtcagtttggggatcgcgaatcatttgagtcagtttgggagttcggagcgggatcgcaaatcatttgagtgagttcgtgagttcaaagcgggttcgcaaatcatttgaatcagttcgggagttagtagcgggttcgcgaatcatttgagtcagtttggggatcgcgaatcaattgagtcagtttggggatcgcaaatcatttgaatcagttcgggagttcggagcggcttcgcgaatcatttgagtcagttcgggagttcgcttTTTTGACGTTTGCTGgctaattaaattacagttaattatgattaatgattacaaagggagttacatttgaatattttcacaaatatacatagcctatttaaaatatgagacaccaatgtttctggagttgaagacacagaatatgacacatgcttattccataactgttttattttctattttggttcatgtaaattattatttatttattaattttttatttatttttagattaactgccttttttccaaggcattgttagatgctagtgtttcctgtcatagctatgcaaagttttgatttcaaaaacagtatcatagctattaaactatatatcttatgattttaaatctgtatttaaccaaaaaaagattgcaaagtaaaaagagctgctaaagtcctattttgaggtggttgtactttacaatcttaattcaagtgaagaaggattctgaaatctgagagtaatcagtgttgagtactgtATCATTAAACCTGCCAGCTTTAgatgattcaaaataatcaaaatttgaaaacaatagaaatttagaaaagtaatcaaaaagtaatcaaatgtaatcagttacattacttaaagtcacttgaaacagtgacacttaatattacattttaaataaggtaatttgtaatctgtaacctataacatttccaaagtaaccttcccaacactggacctgacaccttgcaactcagacaaagacagttgacaaaatcaaactaatataaactcatattggattttaaagggCATAaacaaaatcctaaaaaaaaaaactgtaataataacagattgcaaaataaaaattgttttgattagcagatttttttttactatataaatttgaatacattgtaaaataaagtcaATATTTCAGGcgaaaatgtagttgttttaaactcaaatatgcggtttatttataatgacagcgtcttaaaaaatgtgtttcgccgatctcggagatgagctccatgcgatcagcaggagctccgtcatcatgtattcgcgagagcagcctcacctcggctagatcttctgacatttgccgctggctctgatgtctctttagtggttcaagataaaatataatttgtttggggtaaaatgaaacatttcttatctttagcctttattcaatttatctattaatatgttttttatatatataggtcctttttattcctgtctctatagaaatatgaacttttgtcatatagctccggttgactgctcactgacaacagaagagacttctttcaaaacattaaaaatcttactgttaaaaaactgTTGACTAGTAGGCtgtatagattacagaaatgttatatcgtaatgttatatatatatacacatatatatatatatatatatacatatatatgtgtgtgttgtgtgtgatttctgtccccctcacttctgaaaagatggctactcCCTTGTAAAAAGGCTACTCTCTGagtgattatgtaatccatatgatatgaaatatgaaatgtgcatttctctctggcattcatggcgagtccgcatcgtcaacttcatctttgcagcgacacagaaaacaccagtttattactaaacaattaaatatctcaaaccagcaggccattctgggttgagcgagcAACCAGAATGAGTGAGCAGAGCGGAATATTCAGAAATGCGATCTTtgctcacgagctctgatcggaacaaacTTGAACCTCACAGACATAGCCAGATTTGTACTATTTgagtacaaattatgagcttattgaTGAATTTTTAATCATTCTAAACAAAATGagaatatattactattttttttttttttgcctacttcctacgtctatggcccaatgatgctatgatgagcatttactgcttttaaaaaataCGGGTCAGGAAGCGgctcgggtacaatattttctttttttgtggtccgAGTTTGGTCAggttagttgaaaacatcggtcgggtgtgggttattaatacattgaccagCGCATCACTGCTACAGGTGAGCTTAATTAATTagaatgttcatttatttcagtaattcaacttgtttattaaataaattcaatgcaaacgGAATGaattatttggttcttttaattgtgatgattttggctcccatttaacaaaaacccaccaaatcactagatcaacaaattagaatacttcataagaccaataaaaaaaaaaaggtctggaAAGTATGTTGTTTTACTGTACATGTGCTCAaaacttggtaggggctccttttgctttaattacttcctcaattcggcatggcatggaggagatcagtttgtggcactgctcaggtggtatggaagcccaggttacTTCGATAGTGTCCTTAAATTCATTTCgcatttttttttggtctcttgtttctaaattcctcttgacaatacagcaattcaggtctggtgagtttgctggctactcaagcacaccaacaccatggtcatttaaccaaattTTTGTGCCTTTGGCAGTGTGGCCAGGtgctaaatcctgctggaaaaaagaaatcaacatcttcaaaaagctggtcagcagaataaagcatgaagtgctccaaaatttctagATAAACGGGTGCAATGACTTTGGTTTTTAAAAAGACACTATggaccagtgatcctcaaatctggctcgcgagatccactttccggcGAAGTTTAGCTcgaaccctaatcaaacacacgagtttgctaatcagtgtcttcaggatcattagaaaaatcacaggcaggtgtgtttaattggagtcggagctaaactctgcaggaaactggatctcgcgagccagatttgaggatcactgctatggaccaacagcagcagattacattgcaccacaaatcacagactgtggaaacttaacactggacttctagcaacttggactatgagcttctTCACCTTTCCTCCAgactaggaccttggtttccaaatgaaatacacattccttgacacgtctgtgtggtggctcttgatgccttgaccccagcctcagtccattccttgtgaagttcactcaaattctttaatcgattttgcttgacaatcctcataagactgcagttctctcggttggttgtgcatcttttcttacacactttttccttccactgtgtggacagccagcttctttgggaATCAATGTTTGTGgctttaccctccttgtgaagggtgtcaatgattgtctgctggacaactgtcaggtcagcagttttccccatgattgtgtagcctagtgaaccacaCTGAGAAAcctttttgaaggctcaggaaacctttgcaggtgttttgagttaattagctgattggcatgtcaccatatactaattcagtgatcctcaaatctggctcgcgagatccagtttcctgcagagtttagctccgaatccaattaaacacacctgtctgtgattttctaatgatcctgaagacactgattagcaaactcatgtgtgtttgattagagttagagctaaacttcgccggaaagtggatctcgtgagccagatttgaggatcactgtactaatttgttaagatagtgttttggtgggtttttgttgaaTGTGAACCAAAaccatcacagttaaaagaaccaaaagacttaggcccaatcccaattctattttataccccttcccctacccctccgccaACCTCTttcccttgtcccttgaaacagagagtcaaggggtaggggagaaaatattcccctaaggattgggacaccactaccatgtcGTCACACGCCATCATTCTTCATCTaactcttacaatacacacatatactggtgtgctggtgtgtattagagcctttaattatcgttctttATTAATTAGCTGCGAAcacacgcaacttccatttctttttctctttctctctctctctctctctctctcgaataggcaatatttgagaaaatggtttcgCGATTTCTAAATATTGGGGAGATTAGCCCCCATaaatgtctacggcagttatcacCCAGATCAGACATATGTTGTGggactatcatgcagtctgtaatgatataaCGTTATcaaatattagcaatttttttgcaaacatttctttgagtaacatgaccattaatatgaactcacatttgaatgaaacataaaacaaattattacttttggttaaaatctttatttatgccaaaaaaagcttacatttatgtgtctttttgtgcACTAAAGCAGCTGaattattttcttatattctggacatggacagtatactgtacacacactttcaatggagggacagaaagctcttggactaaatctaaaatatcttaaactgtgttccgaagatgaacggaggtctcacgggtttggaacgacatgagggtgagtcattaatgacataattttaatatttgagggaactaaccctttaactttttATTTGGCCCACAAAAGTCTTCATTATCTTTACTAGGTAGCCAACAGGAAAATAGAAATGCAACAGGACATGGAAAAATCATACACATATCAAGAACATAAGAAAACATACTTGCACCTACCAGACTCTGATCACTTTCAATATAATGAGAATCAATCAAATTTGAAGATACATAccattaaaaaaagacaatataagcCTCTGTAAATGTACTAACCCATGTGAGTGTGCTGCGGTTTTCAGTATTATAGGTGCACTCCACCAGCAATTTGTCACCCTGGAAGaccaaaatgtttctttatttcacTTATTGCGATTAATTACTGtatatacaaaaattatatagaCTAAATGTGTAAATGCGGTATTGTGtacatatatttgatatttatgcTTAAAATCCCTGTAAACTTAACAGCATGGTAACCTTTTCAAACCAAGCACTTACCAACTTCGCTGTCTTAGTTTTACCCAAGTTTGTCACTTCCTGATATTCAAAATCATAGTTTTCATCCGCAGCTAGAAGATCGATCTGTTTACCTCCTCTGAAGAGGATAATAATTTACAAACCAATAGCATTTCATTGCAGTAACATTAGGTTATGAACCACAGAAGAAAGGAATGCACACAGGTTTACCTGAAGTGTCCGACTCGCACCTTCCGTCCAGCTAAGTGTGTGTGTAGCATCACAGAGAAAACCTGAAGATCAGTTGGTGTCTCCAGAACCTGTAGAGCACAGAACACAGGATCATCCAGTCATCTGCTGAATCTGTTCGAGAGAGTGAGAGTAGATAAACATACAAACCTCTGGAATATAAGCAGTGTCACACAGGCCGTATGTGAGGAAGGATTTGGCTTTGGGTGGGATGGCGTACCGAGGGGTGATTGCGAGTCCTGTCATCAGAACAGCTGCATCGTGCTGACGGAGTTCAGATGTGTGATAGAATCGCAGACCTGAGTTATCAACTCGACCTGTGCAGACAAGAAagtattattttatcatatcaaAAGGTCTtgaagtgatagttcacccaaaaatgtacatttgatgaGGGcatctactgaagaaacaaagtcacatacatcttggatgccctgtgGGTAAGCAGATAGACATGAAATTTCCATtcttgggtgaaatatccctttaaatgtttatCGCAGTGTGGTATTTCACATTGTAAACCACTCCTGACTGACCTGAACTTTTATTGGGATTGTTGAAATGCACTTCAAGTCTGTAGAAAAAATCGCCAACATTTCCTCCAATTGGAAGTCCTGCCACCTCAGGAAATTCAAAAGccttgaaaaatattattttaatgaaaaggtAATCAGTAATTTGTCCTCATTAATAAAGTTTTACATATAAATGCTATTCCAATAGACCTAATAAAGTATAATTgctaataaatgctgaaaatgaatcaTCCTCTGGAGGTGGAACTTGTCAATGAATCAGTTCAGAAAACCCCTTCGACTCTCAGTTAAGAGTCGAACTGATCTGATTCTTGATTTAATCGCAGCAGTTAATGATTTCTTCAAGTGATTAATGGCTTAACTTTTTTATCAAATGCGTTCAACTTAAGTCACAGGTGAGACTAACCCCTCCGCCAATTCCCCACACAGCCACAGTCTCCATACACTCTCCATCAATCCCAGTGTAACACTCCTCCTCAAACGGCTCGGTCACACTCGGAGGGCAGCGGTACAGCAACAGATGATGCACGAGGTCAAAGTTTGTGATCACCGGCTCAATCTGGACATAATGAAAGTAAGTTGAATAGTATCATGAATGATAGATTGGTTGGATAGATTGTGCTTTAAGTTCTTAAACTCACTTACGCGATAAATGTGCTTTTTGCGATCAAATGTTGGGGCTTTCATGATCTTGCAGTGATAGTAGGTTTGTTTGGCTGGTACAGTGAACTGAAATGAGTTTGTAAATGTAAGCAATGAGTAAAGCTATAGGGTCAGTAAGTAGTTTTTCTTCATCAAGGAAGCATAAAATTTACCAAATGTTACAGtaaagtcatttaaaatatttttatttaaaataaattctgttctctttaaatttctattcatcaaaaatcctgataataaatgtttcttcagcaactcatcagcagattagaatgatCCTAAAGGATCATGAAGACTCTTaacaatggctgctgaaattcagctttgttatcacaggaataaattacattttaaagaattttcaaatagaaataataattgattttaaactgtaataatatttctcaacattgctgttgtattttttattaattattggtaatgttttattaaataaatgcagcgttgGTGACCATAAgtgaaaaaatctaaaattttaatcttaaaaaaaaacaacaacaaaaaaaccaagTCCACTGTACATTGCAACATTAtgctctaatttaaataaata encodes:
- the LOC113076248 gene encoding DBH-like monooxygenase protein 2 homolog isoform X1; its protein translation is MTRCRLQQHQVMRNLIHQTRMRGGELRSVQWSWAQEDPLLPFSEYLDPELKVRLKWGFDEIQGTILFKLTVSTSGWVGFGFSPKGGMTGADMVIGGVGPKGSYFTDRHAGGNSMPVVDEQQNYKLLSLTESNGKTVMKFQRSISSCDDKDLPITDLPMKLIYAYGQTDDITYHSAQRGTKELNLLKYMPRVNPPNSNFFDITMVNFTVPAKQTYYHCKIMKAPTFDRKKHIYRIEPVITNFDLVHHLLLYRCPPSVTEPFEEECYTGIDGECMETVAVWGIGGGAFEFPEVAGLPIGGNVGDFFYRLEVHFNNPNKSSGRVDNSGLRFYHTSELRQHDAAVLMTGLAITPRYAIPPKAKSFLTYGLCDTAYIPEVLETPTDLQVFSVMLHTHLAGRKVRVGHFRGGKQIDLLAADENYDFEYQEVTNLGKTKTAKLGDKLLVECTYNTENRSTLTWGGLSTSNEMCLAFLFYYPAMNLSTCVSFPNVTSLGSAMGATDAGSWLNMMLTKTWNDTSIDQYQQTLKRIDQLVWVMNSNNNGLYNKGTLPDLKVIPSAPCISGSANKSLALSLLLLCLAVQWKSF
- the LOC113076248 gene encoding DBH-like monooxygenase protein 2 homolog isoform X2 produces the protein MVTLSLVLLLLSVQWSWAQEDPLLPFSEYLDPELKVRLKWGFDEIQGTILFKLTVSTSGWVGFGFSPKGGMTGADMVIGGVGPKGSYFTDRHAGGNSMPVVDEQQNYKLLSLTESNGKTVMKFQRSISSCDDKDLPITDLPMKLIYAYGQTDDITYHSAQRGTKELNLLKYMPRVNPPNSNFFDITMVNFTVPAKQTYYHCKIMKAPTFDRKKHIYRIEPVITNFDLVHHLLLYRCPPSVTEPFEEECYTGIDGECMETVAVWGIGGGAFEFPEVAGLPIGGNVGDFFYRLEVHFNNPNKSSGRVDNSGLRFYHTSELRQHDAAVLMTGLAITPRYAIPPKAKSFLTYGLCDTAYIPEVLETPTDLQVFSVMLHTHLAGRKVRVGHFRGGKQIDLLAADENYDFEYQEVTNLGKTKTAKLGDKLLVECTYNTENRSTLTWGGLSTSNEMCLAFLFYYPAMNLSTCVSFPNVTSLGSAMGATDAGSWLNMMLTKTWNDTSIDQYQQTLKRIDQLVWVMNSNNNGLYNKGTLPDLKVIPSAPCISGSANKSLALSLLLLCLAVQWKSF